A section of the Quatrionicoccus australiensis genome encodes:
- a CDS encoding DUF4124 domain-containing protein — protein sequence MRYLFLLLLLAAQLASADAYKCKGENGKAVITATPCEAGYTGVGVARSDSTDQHSYNQAQADLRRQKEWLAGREEAQRRDASIAHRQSSVAALPSPPVPEQSSSGSIFDKSWGCGGRSCPSTATRR from the coding sequence ATGCGCTATCTATTTTTGCTGTTGTTGTTAGCGGCTCAATTGGCCAGCGCTGACGCTTACAAATGCAAAGGCGAAAATGGTAAGGCGGTCATTACTGCTACGCCATGTGAGGCTGGCTATACGGGCGTAGGTGTGGCCAGGTCAGATAGCACAGACCAGCACTCATATAATCAAGCGCAGGCCGATCTGCGTCGTCAAAAAGAATGGCTTGCGGGTCGTGAGGAAGCTCAGCGAAGGGATGCTTCAATCGCTCATCGTCAGTCGTCAGTTGCTGCGCTTCCGTCGCCTCCGGTTCCAGAACAGTCCAGTTCCGGTTCGATTTTTGATAAGTCGTGGGGCTGCGGCGGTCGTTCGTGTCCTTCAACAGCTACAAGGCGTTGA
- a CDS encoding zonular occludens toxin domain-containing protein — protein sequence MPIKIHHGPPGSFKTAGAMADDFIREAKAGRLIVTNVRGVTRERALKVFPDLPDTFDVINVPDTDEEGRKRWAEWFHWVPKGAFIFVDEVQDIWPKRWKEADIRALDYPGGLRKATADDRPFCWDQAWDKHRHWNWDIVATCPAYSKVREDIKAVADAAYKHKDLALIGWTGRYVEAMHLADDTGKAQSDFLTIQQKKVPSHVFKLYDSTATGAFRVNANGFNLFKSPRVALLLAVLCGALYMGFAGPPIKLFPGSPSVATANPGGAASSSSGAQVRPVSTVAVSPVDFSKDARVEPLIDGDAFILASFRGAGRHMRYELRHKGARITDEDLLDMGYAVTPRGFCGLHVARDGFQRFITCDIPKEERREREAEKSVVAADKGRAGRDSVPVDPPLNG from the coding sequence ATGCCCATTAAAATTCATCACGGCCCCCCAGGGTCATTTAAGACGGCTGGGGCCATGGCAGATGACTTCATCCGCGAAGCCAAGGCGGGGCGCTTGATTGTTACCAACGTTCGAGGGGTCACAAGGGAGCGCGCCTTAAAGGTCTTTCCAGACCTGCCGGATACCTTCGATGTAATCAATGTTCCCGATACCGACGAAGAAGGGCGCAAGCGGTGGGCTGAGTGGTTCCACTGGGTGCCTAAAGGTGCCTTTATCTTCGTTGACGAAGTGCAAGACATCTGGCCGAAGCGCTGGAAAGAAGCCGACATTCGCGCCCTCGACTATCCGGGCGGCTTGCGCAAAGCTACCGCCGATGATCGCCCGTTCTGCTGGGATCAGGCGTGGGATAAACACAGACATTGGAACTGGGATATAGTCGCCACCTGTCCCGCTTATTCAAAGGTTCGCGAAGATATTAAGGCTGTTGCAGATGCTGCGTACAAGCATAAGGACCTTGCGCTGATCGGTTGGACTGGTCGCTATGTTGAGGCGATGCACCTCGCGGACGATACTGGCAAGGCGCAGTCTGATTTCCTGACCATCCAGCAAAAGAAGGTTCCTTCCCATGTCTTTAAGCTCTACGACTCAACCGCCACAGGCGCATTCCGCGTCAATGCCAACGGCTTCAACCTTTTCAAGTCGCCTCGCGTCGCGTTACTTCTCGCTGTACTGTGCGGCGCTCTCTATATGGGCTTTGCTGGCCCTCCCATTAAGCTCTTTCCGGGTTCTCCTTCGGTGGCTACTGCAAACCCCGGCGGCGCGGCTTCTTCGTCGTCTGGTGCTCAGGTTAGGCCTGTTTCTACTGTCGCTGTATCTCCTGTCGATTTTTCTAAGGATGCTCGCGTAGAGCCGTTGATTGATGGTGATGCCTTCATTCTCGCTTCGTTCCGTGGTGCCGGTCGTCATATGCGCTATGAGCTTCGCCACAAGGGCGCGCGCATCACTGACGAGGATTTGCTTGATATGGGCTACGCCGTCACGCCTCGCGGCTTCTGTGGCCTGCACGTTGCGCGTGATGGCTTCCAGCGGTTCATAACCTGCGACATTCCCAAGGAAGAGCGCAGGGAACGTGAGGCTGAAAAGAGTGTTGTCGCTGCTGACAAGGGCAGGGCGGGGCGTGATTCTGTTCCTGTCGATCCTCCCTTAAATGGTTAG
- the holB gene encoding DNA polymerase III subunit delta' encodes MNVIDLHSKVWAGLQARRQQLPHSLLLVGQKGTGKYDLARLFAASLLCEQPQGNGQACGKCLACNWYSQGNHPDFRLLQPDALSDEGEVEDGKKKPSQQITIDQVRGLDDFLTIGTHRAGLRIILVNPAEAMNRNTANALLKTLEEPAPGTLFLLISNEPLRLLPTIRSRCQVVPVPLPQTKAAEKALAEAGLADAGRWLALAGGSPGLALELSASGQGAWLEMLIKRLSTGRNADALGIAAELEKVIKDSKGKLLLKTVVEALQKWLVDLTMARNGLPVRYFLPQQATISGLADMIPAVRLNHAYRDMIKRRQEAEQPLNAKLFLEGVFLDYRALFAN; translated from the coding sequence ATGAACGTTATTGATCTTCACAGCAAAGTCTGGGCTGGACTGCAGGCGCGTCGCCAGCAGTTGCCGCATTCCTTGTTGCTGGTCGGCCAGAAAGGTACGGGAAAGTACGATCTCGCGCGCCTGTTTGCCGCCAGCCTCCTGTGCGAACAGCCGCAGGGCAACGGTCAGGCCTGTGGCAAATGCCTGGCTTGCAACTGGTACAGCCAGGGCAACCACCCCGATTTTCGTCTGCTGCAACCGGACGCCTTGTCCGATGAAGGCGAGGTCGAGGACGGCAAGAAAAAGCCGAGCCAGCAGATCACCATCGATCAGGTGCGGGGGCTCGACGACTTCCTGACCATCGGTACGCACCGCGCCGGTTTGCGCATCATTCTGGTCAATCCGGCCGAAGCGATGAATCGCAATACCGCAAACGCACTTCTCAAAACACTTGAAGAACCTGCGCCAGGAACATTGTTTTTATTGATTTCCAATGAACCGTTGCGTCTGCTGCCGACGATACGCAGTCGTTGCCAGGTGGTACCGGTACCGCTGCCGCAAACCAAGGCCGCCGAGAAAGCACTGGCTGAAGCCGGGCTTGCCGACGCCGGGCGCTGGCTGGCGCTGGCCGGTGGTTCGCCGGGGCTGGCGCTGGAGTTGTCGGCATCCGGGCAGGGCGCCTGGCTGGAAATGCTGATCAAACGCCTGTCGACCGGCAGGAATGCCGATGCGCTCGGCATAGCAGCCGAACTGGAAAAGGTCATCAAGGACAGCAAGGGCAAGCTGCTGCTCAAGACCGTTGTTGAAGCCCTGCAAAAATGGCTGGTCGATTTGACGATGGCCCGCAACGGCTTGCCAGTGCGATATTTTCTGCCGCAGCAGGCCACAATATCCGGTCTGGCTGATATGATTCCGGCCGTACGCCTGAACCACGCCTACCGCGACATGATTAAACGCCGCCAGGAAGCAGAGCAACCGCTCAACGCAAAACTTTTTCTGGAAGGTGTTTTTCTGGACTATCGAGCCCTGTTTGCCAATTGA
- a CDS encoding DUF2523 family protein: MFEFLNSVSDFFQFGIYGWFEETAIYLTSTLLIWWVKAQISSIEFAWGVAQQILQGFDVASKIALGFSQLPGDAAATAAFFRFPEAVSIIVSGGATRFVLRMLPGF, encoded by the coding sequence ATGTTTGAGTTCCTAAATTCAGTATCGGATTTCTTCCAGTTCGGCATATACGGCTGGTTTGAAGAGACCGCGATTTACCTCACGTCGACGCTGCTTATCTGGTGGGTTAAAGCGCAAATTTCATCCATTGAATTCGCTTGGGGTGTCGCGCAGCAGATCCTGCAGGGCTTCGATGTGGCGTCGAAGATCGCACTCGGTTTTTCCCAGCTTCCCGGTGATGCTGCGGCTACCGCTGCATTTTTCCGCTTTCCCGAAGCTGTTAGCATCATCGTGAGCGGCGGCGCTACTCGCTTCGTTCTCCGTATGCTGCCGGGGTTCTAA
- a CDS encoding TatD family hydrolase gives MLVDSHCHLDFPDLADRLPDVLQRMQENGVGCAVCIGVNLEDHARVMAVAEQDERLFATVGVHPEYTDVEEPTADRLVELASHPKIIAIGETGLDYYWQKDKPEWQRARFRTHIEAAKRCGKPLVVHTRDSAADTLRLLQEEGADTVGGVMHCFTEDWEIGRQALDLGFYLSFSGIVTFKNASQVKEVAQKCPLDRILVETDSPYLAPVPYRGKPNQPAYVMHVAEEIARLRGLSAEQLADATTDNFFRLFKHAKRP, from the coding sequence ATGCTGGTCGACTCGCATTGCCATCTTGATTTCCCGGATCTGGCGGATCGTCTGCCTGATGTCCTGCAACGCATGCAGGAAAACGGGGTAGGGTGCGCCGTCTGCATTGGCGTCAATCTCGAGGATCACGCCAGGGTCATGGCGGTTGCCGAACAGGACGAGCGGCTGTTTGCCACCGTTGGTGTGCATCCCGAATACACCGATGTCGAGGAGCCGACGGCAGATCGCCTGGTTGAGCTGGCCAGCCATCCCAAGATCATTGCCATTGGCGAAACCGGTCTCGATTATTACTGGCAGAAAGACAAGCCGGAATGGCAGCGCGCCCGTTTTCGCACCCATATCGAAGCCGCCAAACGTTGTGGCAAGCCGCTGGTCGTGCATACCCGCGACTCAGCAGCCGACACGCTGCGCCTGCTGCAGGAAGAGGGCGCTGATACGGTTGGCGGCGTCATGCACTGTTTTACCGAAGACTGGGAAATCGGGCGCCAGGCGCTCGATCTCGGTTTCTATCTGTCGTTTTCCGGCATCGTCACCTTCAAGAATGCCAGCCAGGTAAAGGAAGTTGCGCAGAAATGCCCGCTCGACCGCATTCTGGTCGAAACCGATTCGCCCTATCTGGCGCCGGTGCCGTATCGCGGCAAGCCCAACCAGCCGGCCTATGTCATGCACGTCGCCGAAGAAATCGCCCGTCTGCGCGGCTTGTCAGCCGAACAGCTGGCGGATGCAACGACCGACAACTTCTTCCGCCTCTTCAAACACGCCAAGCGCCCTTGA
- a CDS encoding YybH family protein: protein MKRVFGQGTVGLLTALAILPGLSGCNKTIDWLFDAPAQSESVQTSGKTEASVETAVPMSVAASPAAAAPVSKAAESGPTTESEIRSTLNAWRDAWAARDVDAYLAFYTPNFKGREVGPANWQASRKRVIAQAGKIELTLGEPKIVVDSLNQATVTFSQNYRSQIRSDKGIKKLQLRRSEGHWLIEEESFSPAKR from the coding sequence ATGAAAAGGGTATTTGGACAAGGCACCGTTGGACTATTGACCGCGCTGGCAATCCTTCCGGGGTTGTCCGGCTGCAACAAGACGATTGACTGGCTGTTCGATGCACCGGCACAAAGCGAAAGCGTCCAGACGAGTGGCAAAACAGAGGCGAGCGTTGAAACCGCCGTGCCGATGAGTGTTGCCGCCAGTCCGGCAGCTGCGGCACCTGTCAGCAAGGCCGCTGAATCAGGCCCGACGACGGAAAGCGAGATTCGCAGCACTCTGAATGCCTGGCGCGACGCCTGGGCAGCCCGTGATGTCGATGCCTACCTGGCGTTCTACACGCCGAACTTCAAGGGACGCGAAGTTGGCCCGGCAAACTGGCAGGCCAGTCGCAAACGCGTTATCGCGCAGGCCGGAAAAATCGAGCTGACGCTGGGCGAGCCGAAAATCGTTGTCGACTCCTTGAATCAGGCAACCGTGACGTTCTCGCAGAACTATCGCTCGCAGATCCGTAGCGACAAGGGCATCAAGAAACTGCAATTGCGGCGTAGCGAAGGACACTGGCTGATCGAGGAAGAATCGTTTTCACCGGCAAAACGCTAA
- a CDS encoding PilZ domain-containing protein has protein sequence MSEAKSAPQRPSVLSLNINSKSALYAAFMPHLRSGGIFIPTTRGYNLGDEVFMLLSLMDDPAKLPIAGTVVWITPPGAQNGRAQGIGVHFNNDESGQEARRKIEGLLGGVMQSTRPTHTL, from the coding sequence ATGAGTGAAGCCAAATCCGCCCCGCAGCGCCCGAGCGTTCTCTCGCTGAACATCAACTCGAAATCCGCGCTATACGCTGCGTTCATGCCGCATCTGCGCAGTGGCGGTATCTTCATTCCGACGACGCGCGGCTACAACCTCGGTGACGAAGTCTTCATGCTGCTGTCGCTGATGGATGATCCGGCCAAGCTGCCGATTGCCGGCACCGTCGTCTGGATCACTCCGCCGGGCGCCCAGAATGGCCGGGCGCAGGGCATCGGCGTGCATTTCAACAATGACGAAAGTGGTCAGGAAGCGCGCCGCAAGATCGAGGGCCTGCTCGGCGGCGTCATGCAATCCACCCGTCCGACGCATACGCTTTAA
- a CDS encoding replication initiation factor domain-containing protein: MRIRKSNKLKAVSPELVETASRMTADDFRTAFDPLGADLAHLKKLDVQNKASQQRLAHTYAPRLRGAERPDAKEGAQRGGCPPHANRGEKGSEGAEHVKLVIEGGVLKEVPKRRGFGGDSAFVDWVNFTFSEETILSTSRSARRVVEIDGELSEEFDGANGMVPVTDYEVMVAMSARLEFIFGFGIRGKRGKGMHFYRDSWDIGDSWGVVCHGGNRGSVLVSINGSGLAAAKTGWEMRLKNFLETADRGRLTRVDFAHDDFTGETYSVDKADRDHTDGLFHIHGMHPDCEHRGNWKHPNGKGRTLNIGNRKNGKFCRVYEKGRELGDKNSDWVRIEVEFKNVDRVIPLDCLLAPGEYLAASYPAFAFISEKQSRIETNRRVAQANVDSTFDWLRHQCGASIGRLVDLFGADDVLKKVVRDGFPAWFKVPDFKLAPESIHQFSRQVFPVVLSEQAAVW; this comes from the coding sequence GTGCGAATTCGCAAAAGTAACAAGCTGAAAGCTGTGTCTCCCGAACTGGTCGAGACTGCATCGCGCATGACTGCGGATGATTTCCGCACTGCCTTTGATCCGCTCGGCGCAGATCTGGCTCACCTCAAAAAACTAGACGTGCAAAACAAAGCTTCGCAACAGCGCCTTGCTCATACCTATGCTCCCCGGCTCCGCGGCGCGGAGCGGCCCGACGCGAAGGAGGGCGCGCAGCGCGGCGGATGCCCCCCCCATGCTAACAGGGGGGAAAAAGGTTCCGAAGGGGCAGAGCACGTCAAACTGGTGATTGAGGGTGGGGTTTTGAAGGAAGTCCCCAAGCGTCGCGGATTTGGTGGGGATTCCGCCTTCGTTGATTGGGTCAATTTCACCTTCAGTGAAGAGACCATTCTTAGCACTTCCCGTTCTGCTCGCCGTGTTGTGGAAATCGACGGCGAACTGTCGGAAGAATTCGACGGTGCAAACGGCATGGTTCCGGTGACGGATTACGAAGTCATGGTTGCCATGTCGGCCCGACTTGAATTCATCTTTGGCTTCGGTATCCGTGGCAAGCGCGGAAAGGGCATGCACTTCTACCGCGATTCGTGGGATATCGGCGATTCATGGGGCGTTGTTTGCCACGGCGGCAACCGCGGTAGCGTCCTCGTATCAATCAATGGTTCCGGGCTGGCAGCGGCCAAAACAGGCTGGGAAATGCGCCTGAAAAACTTCCTTGAAACTGCTGATCGTGGTCGTCTGACTCGCGTCGACTTCGCCCATGACGATTTCACGGGCGAGACATACAGCGTCGACAAGGCTGATCGCGACCATACGGACGGCCTTTTCCACATTCACGGCATGCACCCGGACTGTGAGCATCGCGGCAACTGGAAACACCCGAACGGCAAGGGGCGCACCCTCAACATCGGCAACCGTAAAAATGGGAAGTTCTGCCGGGTCTATGAAAAAGGTCGCGAGCTGGGCGACAAAAACAGTGATTGGGTGCGCATTGAGGTCGAGTTTAAAAACGTCGACCGCGTTATCCCCCTGGACTGCTTGCTCGCTCCCGGTGAGTACCTCGCCGCGTCCTATCCGGCCTTTGCGTTCATCAGCGAAAAACAGTCACGCATCGAAACAAACCGGCGTGTTGCACAAGCCAATGTTGATAGCACCTTTGACTGGCTCCGCCATCAATGCGGTGCGTCCATCGGTCGTCTTGTCGATCTGTTCGGCGCAGATGACGTCCTGAAAAAAGTCGTTCGCGATGGCTTTCCGGCGTGGTTCAAGGTGCCCGACTTCAAGCTGGCTCCTGAAAGCATCCATCAATTTAGCCGTCAAGTTTTTCCGGTTGTCCTTTCTGAACAAGCTGCCGTCTGGTAG
- a CDS encoding ankyrin repeat domain-containing protein — translation MKKTLLTVAVALLLPVFAQAATYDDLISSAKLGDTREVAALTGKGASIDSTDIDGNTLLMLAARDGHAELVDFLIKQRAKLNARNASGDTALRLAAYFGHRKVVELLLAAGANVNMPGWTPLAYAAFAGRLDIAELLIKAGADLNSPSENGTTPLIAAARGGHREIVELLLKNKADPARTLQSGETALDVALKNQNTDIGDLLRRAGGKSGRSVSIEIQ, via the coding sequence ATGAAAAAAACGTTGTTGACCGTAGCGGTCGCGCTGTTGCTCCCTGTTTTCGCCCAAGCGGCAACTTATGATGACCTGATCAGCTCCGCCAAGCTCGGTGACACGCGTGAAGTCGCCGCGCTGACCGGGAAGGGGGCTTCGATCGACAGTACCGACATCGACGGCAATACGCTGCTGATGCTTGCCGCTCGGGACGGCCATGCCGAACTGGTCGATTTCCTGATCAAGCAGCGCGCCAAGCTCAACGCCCGCAATGCTTCGGGTGATACTGCGCTGCGCCTGGCTGCTTATTTCGGCCACCGCAAAGTGGTAGAACTGTTGCTGGCGGCTGGCGCCAACGTCAATATGCCGGGCTGGACACCGCTAGCTTATGCCGCATTTGCCGGTCGTCTCGACATTGCCGAATTGCTGATCAAGGCCGGGGCCGACCTGAACTCACCCAGCGAAAATGGCACGACACCGTTGATCGCCGCAGCTCGCGGCGGCCATCGCGAAATCGTCGAACTGCTCCTGAAAAACAAGGCTGATCCGGCGAGAACACTGCAGTCCGGAGAAACGGCACTCGATGTTGCACTCAAGAACCAGAACACCGACATCGGCGACCTGCTGCGGCGAGCTGGCGGCAAGTCCGGACGCTCGGTAAGCATAGAAATTCAGTAA
- the mltG gene encoding endolytic transglycosylase MltG, translating to MRFLIKAFFLVFLLLAASAAGIWYWANQPLTLKTSPLDFRVTPGSSLRAAIGQMRDAGITVEPNLLAGLARLQKAETGIKAGSYSASNGVTPLQLLTKLTRGETTLGNLTLVEGWTFRQWRARLDRHPDLQHLSSGLSEAQLAEQLGIAGGVLDGRLFPDTYMFDKQSSDLELLARAVRAMQARLDSEWPRRDAGLPYRTPDEALIMASIIEKETGRESDRTKVAAVFVNRLRKGMLLQTDPTVIYGLGEGFDGNLRKRDLLEDTPYNTYRRPGLPPTPIAMPGLASLQAALHPAPSDVLYFVARGDGSSEFSRTLDEHNRAVNKYQRGGK from the coding sequence GTGCGCTTCCTAATTAAAGCATTTTTTCTGGTTTTCCTGCTCCTGGCCGCATCGGCCGCCGGCATCTGGTACTGGGCCAACCAGCCCCTGACACTCAAAACCTCGCCCCTCGATTTTCGCGTGACGCCGGGCAGCAGCCTGCGCGCGGCGATCGGACAGATGCGCGACGCCGGCATCACGGTCGAGCCGAATCTGCTGGCCGGGCTGGCCCGTCTGCAAAAGGCTGAAACGGGGATCAAGGCCGGCAGCTACTCGGCCAGCAACGGCGTTACGCCCTTGCAACTGCTCACCAAGCTGACCCGGGGTGAAACCACGCTGGGCAACCTGACGCTGGTCGAGGGCTGGACTTTCCGCCAGTGGCGCGCCCGTCTCGACCGGCATCCAGACCTGCAGCACCTGAGCAGCGGTCTGTCCGAAGCGCAGCTCGCCGAACAGCTCGGCATTGCCGGCGGTGTGCTCGACGGCCGCCTGTTTCCCGATACCTACATGTTCGACAAGCAGTCGAGTGACCTCGAGTTGCTCGCCCGCGCCGTGCGTGCGATGCAGGCCAGGCTGGACAGCGAATGGCCGCGGCGCGATGCCGGCCTGCCGTACCGGACGCCAGATGAAGCGCTGATCATGGCATCCATCATCGAAAAGGAAACCGGGCGCGAGAGCGACCGGACAAAAGTGGCCGCCGTATTCGTCAACCGCCTGCGCAAGGGCATGCTGCTGCAGACCGATCCGACGGTGATCTACGGCCTTGGCGAAGGCTTCGACGGCAACCTGCGCAAGCGCGACCTGCTCGAAGACACGCCGTACAATACCTACCGTCGGCCGGGTCTGCCGCCGACACCGATCGCCATGCCCGGCCTGGCTTCGCTGCAGGCGGCATTGCATCCGGCGCCAAGCGACGTGCTTTATTTTGTCGCACGCGGCGACGGCAGCAGCGAATTTTCGCGTACGCTCGACGAACACAATCGTGCAGTTAACAAATATCAAAGGGGAGGAAAGTGA
- the tmk gene encoding dTMP kinase: MKGKFITFEGIDGAGKSSHVEWLAEWLRAQGKTVQVTREPGGTELGEKLRALLLNDPMHLETETLLMFAARREHLAQLIEPALARGEWVICDRFSDATYAYQGGGRGLDRSKFLTLEHWVHEHVQPDLTLLFDLPLDVARERIALASRVLDRFEQERADFHERVRQAYIERAHANPSRIRVVDANHSREDIRKTLEQIVTTNCL; the protein is encoded by the coding sequence GTGAAAGGTAAATTCATCACTTTCGAAGGCATCGACGGTGCCGGCAAGAGCAGCCATGTCGAATGGCTGGCCGAATGGCTGCGGGCGCAGGGAAAAACGGTTCAGGTAACACGTGAACCGGGCGGCACCGAGCTTGGTGAAAAGCTGCGTGCTCTGCTGCTCAATGACCCGATGCATCTGGAAACCGAAACGCTGCTGATGTTTGCGGCGCGACGCGAACACCTGGCGCAGTTGATCGAACCGGCGCTGGCGCGTGGCGAATGGGTGATCTGCGACCGTTTCAGCGATGCCACCTACGCCTATCAGGGCGGCGGGCGCGGCCTGGATCGTAGCAAGTTCCTGACCCTTGAACATTGGGTGCATGAGCATGTGCAGCCGGACCTGACGCTGCTTTTCGATCTGCCGCTCGATGTGGCGCGTGAACGTATCGCGCTGGCCAGCCGGGTGCTGGATCGCTTCGAGCAGGAACGTGCCGACTTTCATGAGCGGGTGCGCCAGGCTTATATCGAGCGCGCTCATGCCAATCCGTCGCGCATTCGGGTTGTTGACGCCAATCACAGCCGGGAAGATATTCGTAAAACACTTGAACAAATCGTCACAACGAATTGTTTATGA
- a CDS encoding aminotransferase-like domain-containing protein yields MSLYQKLAATTEKLIADGLLRPGDRLPSIRQVCRTQGLSPITVSSAYQLLESRGLVEARPKSGYFVRARFDPRLPEPSMTQPGSDSTGLEVSDFIFRILDSSKDSAVLPLGSSFPSPALFPLAKLGRSLATAARHLMPQDTLNDLPPGNAELRRLLALRYLAHGANVAPQEIIITAGAMEGINLCLQAVTKPGDLIAVESPTFYAGLQAAERLGLKVVEIPTHPRDGLSLEALAEVLARHPVKACLCMLNFSNPSGSLMPDARKKELIALLRQHQVPLIEDDVYAELHFGAQPPLCSKALDDDGLVMHVSSFSKCLAPGYRIGWVAAGRYVEQIRRQKLTSSLATSVPIQIGLANYLKQGGYDKHLRQLRQCLAAQAAAMVTSVERHFPPGTRIARPQGGYFLWLELPAGVDALGVHRQALAHGVSTAPGPIFSAKREYGNFLRLNFGHPDNARQEAAIALLGRLAGAASQSVPI; encoded by the coding sequence ATGAGTCTCTACCAAAAGCTCGCTGCCACTACCGAAAAGCTGATTGCCGACGGCCTGCTCCGGCCTGGTGATCGTTTGCCTTCGATCCGCCAGGTTTGCCGGACGCAGGGATTGAGCCCGATCACCGTGAGCAGTGCCTACCAGTTGCTGGAAAGTCGCGGCCTGGTTGAGGCGCGACCGAAGTCCGGTTACTTCGTGCGTGCCCGCTTTGATCCGCGCCTGCCCGAGCCGAGCATGACGCAGCCCGGCAGCGATTCGACCGGACTGGAAGTGAGCGACTTCATCTTTCGCATTCTCGACAGCAGCAAGGACAGCGCCGTGCTGCCGCTCGGCTCCAGCTTTCCGTCGCCGGCGCTGTTTCCGCTTGCCAAGCTCGGGCGCTCACTGGCCACAGCCGCCCGCCATCTCATGCCACAGGACACGCTCAACGATTTGCCGCCAGGCAATGCCGAACTGCGCCGCCTGCTCGCGTTGCGCTACCTGGCGCACGGCGCCAACGTGGCGCCACAGGAAATCATCATCACCGCCGGTGCCATGGAAGGCATCAATCTCTGCCTGCAGGCGGTGACCAAGCCGGGCGACCTGATCGCGGTCGAGTCGCCGACCTTCTACGCCGGTCTGCAGGCGGCCGAACGCTTGGGTCTCAAGGTCGTCGAGATCCCGACCCATCCGCGCGACGGCCTCAGCCTGGAGGCGCTGGCCGAGGTGCTGGCGCGACATCCGGTCAAGGCCTGCCTATGCATGCTCAATTTCTCGAATCCGTCGGGCAGCCTGATGCCCGATGCGCGCAAAAAGGAGCTGATCGCCCTGCTCCGCCAGCACCAGGTGCCGCTGATCGAGGACGACGTCTATGCCGAGCTGCATTTCGGCGCGCAGCCGCCGCTGTGCAGCAAGGCGCTCGACGATGACGGGCTGGTCATGCATGTTTCATCCTTTTCCAAATGCCTGGCACCGGGCTATCGCATCGGTTGGGTGGCGGCCGGCCGCTACGTCGAGCAGATCCGCCGCCAGAAGCTGACCAGCAGCCTGGCGACCAGCGTGCCGATCCAGATCGGGCTGGCCAATTACCTGAAACAGGGCGGCTACGACAAGCATCTGCGCCAGTTGCGGCAGTGTCTGGCAGCCCAGGCGGCGGCGATGGTCACCAGCGTCGAGCGGCATTTTCCGCCGGGTACCCGCATCGCCCGGCCGCAAGGCGGTTATTTCCTGTGGCTGGAACTGCCGGCCGGCGTCGATGCGCTGGGCGTCCATCGGCAGGCCTTGGCGCACGGCGTCAGTACGGCACCGGGGCCGATCTTTTCCGCCAAGCGCGAGTACGGCAACTTCCTGCGCCTCAATTTTGGGCATCCGGACAATGCGCGGCAAGAGGCCGCCATCGCCCTGCTCGGCCGCCTGGCCGGCGCCGCCAGCCAATCTGTGCCTATATAA